A region of the Nocardia nova SH22a genome:
TGTTCGCCTCGTGACCTCGTCCTCGCCCCGAAGCGGGATTCCGGCAGCGCGTCCGCGGGCCGGGTAACACCGGGTTCACATGGATCGGCCACGATGGTCGCCGACACACCGGTGCCGGAAGGAGAGTCCATGCCGCCCCATCTGATCGACGGCGAACCGCACGATCACACCCACGACCGTCCCAAACGAGTGCGCACCCCCGGGGAACCGCTGCGCATCGGTATCGGCGGCCCGGTCGGCTCCGGTAAGACGGCGCTGGTCGCGGCCCTGTGCCGCCAGCTGCGCACCGAACTGTCGCTGGCGGTGCTGACCAACGACATCTACACCACCGAGGACGCCGATTTCCTGCGCCGCCACGCCGTCCTGCCGGACGAGCGGATCACCGCGGTCCAGACCGGCGGCTGCCCGCACACCGCGATCCGCGACGACATCACCGCCAACCTCGATGCCATCGACGATCTGATCGAGGTCAATCCCGGCCTGGACCTGATCCTGGTCGAATCCGGCGGCGACAATCTGACCGCCACCTTCTCCGCCGGACTGATCGACGCGCAGATCTTCGTCGTCGACGTGGCCGGTGGCGACAAGGTGCCGCGCAAGGGCGGGCCCGGGGTGACGTTCTCGGATCTGCTGGTGATCAACAAGACCGACCTGGCGCCGATGGTCGGCGCCGATCTCGAGGTGATGCGGCGGGATTCGGCCGCCGTGCGCGAGGGCCGCCGGTTCGTGTTCACCTCGCTCACCGAGGATCCGGCCGCGACGCCGGTGCTCACCTGGGTGCGCGAACAGTTGCAGGCCGCGGATGCGGAGCGAATCGGGGAAGGTGCTGGTGCGCACTGAGATTCGCATCGTCGCCCGCGCCGGGGGATCACCGCTGATCCACGCCACCGGCGGACTCGCGGCACGCCACACCGGCCCCGCCACGGTCCACCTGATCGGCACCGCCGCGACACCGCTCGGTGGCGACACCCTCGACATCGGCGTCGTCGTCGAACCCGGTGCGCGGCTGGTACTGCGCTCGGTCGCGGCCACCATCGCACTG
Encoded here:
- the ureG gene encoding urease accessory protein UreG; amino-acid sequence: MPPHLIDGEPHDHTHDRPKRVRTPGEPLRIGIGGPVGSGKTALVAALCRQLRTELSLAVLTNDIYTTEDADFLRRHAVLPDERITAVQTGGCPHTAIRDDITANLDAIDDLIEVNPGLDLILVESGGDNLTATFSAGLIDAQIFVVDVAGGDKVPRKGGPGVTFSDLLVINKTDLAPMVGADLEVMRRDSAAVREGRRFVFTSLTEDPAATPVLTWVREQLQAADAERIGEGAGAH